The Intestinibaculum porci DNA window AATCTTCCTGCGGTGAGAAATAGCTATGCATGACCACCGAAATCATTGTGGCTTTACATTTTTTATAATGAATCCCTCTTTTATTCATCGCCTGCTGGTACCTTTTTCTTTGATAGTTCACGTTTTTCGTCAGCTTCGTCCCGCTAGCTGCATAATAAGTGATAAAGTTTTTCATATCCTTACTTGAAAAATAAGGAGTTGGCTGATCCTCTAAGGAAGAGAGATCCATGAATAATGTCTGATACTGATCTTGCGCCGATTTAGTGATTTTCAGCTGATCTTTCATAAGTGTAAAAGCCGTAATTCGACAGTTATTGCCAATGAAAGAGCCTTGGCTCTTTTCCCACAGCTGTGACTGCTTCACGCTGTCATAATTGGGGATCGCGGTTTTATAGCCCTGGGAAATGAGTGATGTATAGCGGATGGCTTTATTATACATGTTGACATCTTTGAAAAAGCGTTTCACATTTGCTTTAGATAACCCATCTTTTAACATGATTGCTTCGACACTTTTTTGCGTCTTGAGATCGGCAAGATTAGAATACGTGATTGACATGCTTTGGGCCTTCACAGGCTCAATCATACTGCTTAAAAGCAGGCATAAGCCAACTATGGCCATTTTTAATGTTTTCATAAGTAACCTCCATTTACTTATAAGAGCCATCTATAAGAAAAAAGGTGACAAAAAAAAGACATGCTGGGGAAACATGTCTTCATGATGTCTATTATCATTGACATCAAAATTAGGGAAGGGAAATTTAAATATGATTGTTTAGCTTTGTCAGGTTTCTCCTGACAAGGATACTATAATAAAGTAATGTGAAGGGAATATGAACACATAAAAAAAGAACTAGAGTTTCCTCTAGTCCTCAACATAATGAATAGTAATAAAACGGTTACGGCCTTCCCCCTGGGATTTCGTTGATAAGTGATCCATATCTGCAATGACCTGATGAATAACTTTTCGTTCATCAGCTGGCAGCGGATCTAATGCAACATCCACATGGGTACGCTGCACCTGCTTGCCAAAACGTTTGGCTAAGGCAGTGACCTTTTTATAACGGTT harbors:
- a CDS encoding DUF4300 family protein: MKTLKMAIVGLCLLLSSMIEPVKAQSMSITYSNLADLKTQKSVEAIMLKDGLSKANVKRFFKDVNMYNKAIRYTSLISQGYKTAIPNYDSVKQSQLWEKSQGSFIGNNCRITAFTLMKDQLKITKSAQDQYQTLFMDLSSLEDQPTPYFSSKDMKNFITYYAASGTKLTKNVNYQRKRYQQAMNKRGIHYKKCKATMISVVMHSYFSPQEDYLFVGHTGVLLPASQGYLFVEKLSFEEPYQAVQFRSKKQLKAYLMKKYDVDQHQPTAKPLIMENHHAL